The genomic interval ATACTAAAGATGTTATCAACAAATGCCAGAATTAGAAACATTAAGAATTGATAAATGGTTGTGGGCGAGTCGTTTTTTTAAAAGCCGAAAACTTGCCTCGGATGCGGTATCAGGCGGAAAAGTCCATGTTAATGGCCAACGTTGTAAACCCAGTAAAGAAATAAAAATAGGCTCACAAGTCCTCATCCATAAAGACCAGTGTCGTTGGGAAATTCAGGTTTTAGGGTTGAATAAACAACGTCGCCCTGCCTCTGAGGCGGTTTTATTATATGAGGAAAGTGTCGAAAGTCACGATAAACGCCAACAACAAATCATCGATAATAAAGAACAGCGTCACTTATTACCCCATTCCGAGCGCGAACATCGGCCCAATAAAAAACAACGCCGTCAAATTCATCAATTTAAGCAAAGTTAATTTCGTTCAAAAAAATTATAAACAGGTCGGGGGTTTGGGTAATCCTGCAATTTTACAGGCATATTTTAAAGGCCCTTTTGGAAATAGTCGATGTAAATAACGACTATTGCCTTTATCCGTTCCTAGTTTTTTAGCAATCGCTTTGGTAAAAACCCGTGCATTGGGTAAGTCCTTAAAATTTTCATAGTAGGCTCGAATAAAAAAAATAATTTCCCAATGAGCTTCCGTGAGTTCCAATTGATTTAACTGTGCTAAGGTAAGTCCCGTTGCTTGATCCCAATCATTAGGTTGCACTAAAAAACCGTCTGAATTTAAACTTAATTCCATGTGTGTATTAAGGGGTGTTTAAGGGTGAGTTGGACAAAGTCTGGGTAATCAATAATTTCAATTCCTGAAATTAAGTCATCGGGACAAATTCCACGAATTTCAATCTCCTCCTTTAAAACAAACAAGGCTTTATTTAAGGTCATTGTTTTTAATTCCGTTGTGTGTCGGCTTGATTTTAATAATCGTAACACCGCATTCTCCATAAAAAGAATACTATCCCCCGCCGAGATTCGTTGGAGTGTTGCCGTTTCTAAAGGCGATTGATAAATTAAATTAAATGAAGCATTATTCAACATAGGTTAATTTAAGTCCAATCAGACCGATAATGATAAAACCAATGGAAACTAACCGCACCCAGTCAATGGACTCCTTAAATAAAACAATGCCTAAAATAGCAACACCAACCGCTCCCATTCCCGTCCAAATCGCATACGCGGTTCCTAAAGGCAGTGATTTAATCGCAAGCATTAATAAATAGAAACTACAGCATCCTGAAATACACGTAATGACACTAGGCCATAATTTGGTAAAGCCTTCGTTATATTTTAAACTTAACGCAAAAATAATTTCTGCCCCCCCTGCTGTAAATAAAAGCAACCATGCCATTTAGAACCCTCTAAGGTATCAAAAAAATGAATTATTTTAACAAACTTTAAACATTAGATCGCTTTAATATTCATGACCCGCTCTTGCCAGCGTTGAAATAAAAGAATCCCAATAAAGGAAGTTTGCAAACTTGCAATCACAAGGGCAATGATTAAATTTTCATTTAGAATAGGTAATATAATGCCTGCAACCCATTCAAGTTCAGCACTTATAAAGATGGCAGGAAGTAAACCATATAAACAAATCAAATACAGTAAGGTTAACCCCAACACACGTTTAGAATTGAGTGAATAGCTAAAATAAAGTAATATTGCGATGTCACGCAAGAGTAATAAATAAATCACTAATGGATGCAGATAAAGCTCTTCAATGGCTTGAACAGAGTAAAAAATAGTCAGAAAAATAGTTGCGGGTAACACAAAAATGACACTTACCATCCAGCATGGAATTTCTTGTAAAACGCGTAGCCATTGATGCTGTTGAGAATAAATCCATAATTTACGCACTAACAGTGGACTATTGTCATCAATCAATAAGCCTAAATAACTCACTGAAATACCGACACAAAAACTCGCTAATACGATCCCCATAAAAAGGTTAATTTGAGGGTCATCATTGCTAATAAAAAATCCCGTTAAATAAATAATTAAAAAACTAATAAACGCTAACCATGCTGATGGTAAGGTTCTAATTCGTAATTCGGTTGATAATAAACGGTAAATTCCCATAACCGACCATAAGCAAGCGAGGATTAAACTAACGCCAACAAAATAAGCAAGATTATACGACTCCCCATACCAAACGACACTTTCTCTTTTAATATCATGGCTATTAAACATCAGGGGAATAATAAAGGACAAAATAATAAGAATAAATAAATAGCTCATATTATTGCTTCTATTTTTTTGTCGCACTGAAAATAAGCTCATTAATAAGCTAATGCTTTGGGCTAATAACCCTGACCCTAAAAAATAAACCCCGTTTAAAATAATATATTCAGGCTCAGGCGTGGCTAACATATAGATGATTAAGCAAATAATTCCACCGTACCATGTGAAAAGCGTACTTCCTAATAATTTCCCCCAGGTTAATGACCACGCGGAAATAGCCGAGGTTTTTTGAATATCCCACGTATTATTGTTTAATTCATCAATCATACTCATCGCCGCTTGTTTAGCCCCCCAAAATAAAACAAGCAGGGTGTATAGTCCCAATGCCGTATAAGCAATGCCCTCATCCGCTTGTTTATCATTGAGTAAATACGCAAACGAAAAAATGACCCCTAAAAAAATAGGCATCCCGATGACGCGTGATAAGGAAAATTCTAAGTACAGTTGTCGTTGAAATTCAGGATTCATAGTTTCACCGTTGATAAATACGCATCTTGTAAATTAGTCGTTATCGGACTAAATTCACAGACAGGAAGTTGATGCTCTAAAAGTTTTTTTAATAACTCATGCTGACTCTTGAGATCCCCCCCTAATTTAAAAGTAGCCTGTTCTGCCTCTATTTTTAGCTCGGTAAGCTGATCTATCGTTGATAAAATAGTCGCTAATTCTGTACTGGGATGGGTTAAAACAAGCTTAAAGGCTTTGAGTTGTTCGGCTTTTTGTTGAATAGAAATATGCTCAATAATTTTTCCTTCACGCAACACCAACATATCACTGGAATACGCTTCTAATTCGGCCAAAATATGTGACGAGACAATCAGCGTCATCCCTTGTTTTTGTAACGCCAAAAATAATTCGGCTAATAAATGCCGTGCTTCAGGGTCTAAACCCGACGCAGGTTCATCTAAAAGGATAACTTTCGGTTGATGAATAATCGCCTGAGCAATCGCCACCCGTTGGCGTAAACCGCGTGATAATTCAGTGGGTGTCATGTCTAAGCGATCACTAATATTTAATTGCTGACTGACACGCAAAATAGCCTGTTCACACGCATTGGTTTCAATGCCTTGCGCTCGAGCCACAAAATATAAACACTGGCGGACGGTTAAACGATCATAAAGTCCAAAAAAATCGGATAAATACCCTACTTGACGATGACAAAGACGCGGATGTTCTAATACGTCAATATTATTAATTTGAATGGAACCCGTTAAGGGTTGGTCTAAGGCGGATAAACAACGTAATAAGGTTGTTTTTCCTGCCCCATTAGGGCCGACTAACGCGGTAATACTGCCAGCAGGAATTGAAAAAGAAAGGTCGTTTAAAGCACGAAACCCCGTATATTCAAAAATGAGATTAGAGACGTTGATTAACAAAGGACTGACTCCTAGAGTGAAAAGATGCAGTGCGTTACATCTTTGAATACTGAGTCATTGAGGAATAGGTTTAGTGACACGTTATAGGCAACGGGTAAAACGAGTAAGCCATTATCTTGAATTATTTACGTTAATCAATGTTATCCCTTAATTACAAATGAATCAGTCTAATGAAAAATTACACGTAATTATTTTCAAGTTTAGTCTGCTTAGGGTAAATATTCAAATACTAACCTCTAAAAATGCAGACCTTAAACGGTTCATTTTTAGTGGGAAACGAGAGCGGGTTGACAGTTTGGGCAAAAATAACTGGCACGTTGCGCTAACGTTATTTGTTCAATTAAGGTTTGACATTGATAACACGGTTGTCCTGCCCGCCCGTAAACTAATAATGATTGACTAAAATAGCCTGGATTTCCTGATTCATTAACAAAATCTTTCAACGTCGTCCCCCCTTGTTCAATCGCTCGTTGCAAGACATCTTTAATAACCGAAACCAATTTTTGATAATCCGCTAATGAAACCTGACCCGCTGGACAAGTGGGATGAATGCCTGCACTAAATAAGGACTCACTCGCATAAATATTTCCAACCCCAACCACGATATGACCATCCATAATAAAATTTTTAATCGCTTTTCGGCGTTTGGCGGCCCGTTGGTAAAGATAATCGCCCGTAAAATCGACCGTCAAAGGTTCTGGGCCTAAATTTATGAGAAGTTTATGGGTATAAACATCGCCTTCGCCCCATAACACCGCACCAAATTTACGCGGATCATTAAACCGTAATACCGTATTGTCATTAAAAACAAAATCGACATGATCGTGCGCGGTGACAGGTGTTTGTAGATTAACAATGCGTAAACTTCCCGACATTCCTAAGTGTAAAATAATACTCCCTGATGCGGTTTTTAATAAACAGTATTTACCGCGTCGGCTAACACTATCAACCGTTAATTCAGTTATTAGCGCAGCAAAATCAGCGGGAATTTTCCAGCGTAATTGTGACTCACGAACAATGACTTCACGAATCATTTTATGCTGGATATGAGGACGAATTCCATTACAAATGGTTTCTACTTCGGGTAATTCAGGCATATTTTTATCGGTGTTATTTTGAAAACAAGACTTATTTTATTATAATTTTTTGCGGTATAAACGTTTAAATATTATTTTTTTAGTCTTGGTGATACGCATATTAACGAGTTCACATAGGAATCTATTAATGCGGTAGGATCGGTTCGATGAAGGTTTGCAGAAAAGTAATCATGATCTTAACTTCGTTTAACGAACTTAAAAAACCCATAAAAATACAAATATTGATACCAACCGTTAGCCAAAAAATCTTACGAAAAGGCTGTTTTTTAGATTTATGTCGAAAAAATTTTTGAGCGATTAAAGCCCCCGGCCATCCGCCTATTAATGCAAGTAAATGAAGATTATTTTCAGATATTCGCCAATTATTTTTTTGAGCGGCTGATTTATCCCAACCGTAAATTAAAAAAGTAATCAAACTCAGAATAAGATAGGCGTATAAAATCAAAACAGACGTATGATTAATGAAAACAAGGCTGCTCACGATGATTAAAAAAGTAACCGCGAGCATAATTGAAAACGAATTGTTTTTTGATGGTTGAGACGTTCTTTTTTTATCGGTTGAACGAGTGATTTTCACCGTCGATTTACGCCCTTGTTTGTCGGTTGAACGGGTATAAGTAATAAGTTGATTAATCTCAGGTCGTAATTGACGATCTTTAAAGGCGGTAATATGAATAAATAGTTGCTCTTCACTCTTTAGCGGCTGAACAAAGCCAAAGCCTTTTTCATCATTCCATTGAGTGATTTTACCTTGATGACGCATGATGGTTAAATTCCTAAGCAGGTGTGAATTGTTATCGTTTTTTGACTAAATTAATCATAGCCAAAAAATTAAAAATGCGAAAGTAATTATTCAATAAATACTGTGTTTTGAAAATTAGAATTGCTCTCATAACAGGAGACTTCGCAAAAAAATTGAGGGGTATGTTAAACTTTATTCAATTTTTAAAATCAGCATTCACGGACAATCTTTAGCAATTAAAAGTCAACTCGGTAATAAAGCGGGTGAAGCTATAAGCTTAGGTGAATTAGGCAACCTTTATGCTGCTTGGGGTAGGCTGGAACAAGCGATAGTGTTTTATAGGCAAGCGGCAGATATTCACGTTCAACATGGAGATAAACGCTATGAAGGTCAAGATCGAAATAATATTGCGGGTAGCTTAATTAAACTGCAACGCTATAAGGAAGCGCGTAGTGAATTACAACGAGCAATAGACGGTAGAAAAGAATTTGGACATAGTGGAAACCTTGTGGGTAACTTGGAATATATTATACGATTTAGAGATCGCCTGCAATAACCCCACAGCCGCTTTTAAGGCAAAGAAAGAAGCCATTCAAAGCTATTTTAGCTATCGCCGTGACGGTGGCGAGAATATGAGTGACTCACAAGTCCCTCAACTTTGCTAAACCATTTTACAAGCTATTCATGAAAACAACATTGATAAGCGACTAAAAGATCTCCATGAGGCTCAAAACCAAGAAGATCCATCCGACTACCTAAACGCCATCATCCCTAAGCTTATCGCTATCCTTCAAGGTAATCGTAACCCCAAATTAATAGACGACCCTGAACTAAACTACGATGATGCCGCAGAACTATTATTACTACTCGAACAACTTTAACCGAAAGTAGTGGATAAATTACCGTCCTTCCTTTGTCAGATAACCATTACTTACTTATTTTTGATGACATAAAATATGTCAACAAACGTAACATCGCCGCTGCTTTATCAAAACTCTCTTGATACTCATCTTCCATAACCGAATCATTAACAATACCGCCCCCTGCCCAAAAACGAATCGTATTATCGGAATGCACTAAGGTTCTAATCGTAATACTACTGTCCATATTACCATTAAAGCCCATATAAGCAATGGAACCACAATAAAGACCCCGCCGATTCGGCTCAAGCTCTTCAATGATTTCCATCGCTCTAATCTTAGGCGCACCTGTAATCGAGCCACCGGGAAAACAGTCTTTAAACAAATCAATCGCGTGCTTATGGTTGGCCAAAACGCCTTTAATCGTACTCACCAAATGATGAACCGTTGCATAACTTTCAACATCAAATAACAGCGGCACATGAATCGACCCTGCTTGACAGCCCTTACTCATATCATTACGTAATAAATCAACAATCATCAGGTTTTCAGCCCGATCTTTATCACTATTCACTAACGCCTCTATTTGTTGCTGATTTTCCAATGGATCTTGTTTTCGGGGGCGTGTTCCTTTG from Methylococcales bacterium carries:
- a CDS encoding S4 domain-containing protein; protein product: MPELETLRIDKWLWASRFFKSRKLASDAVSGGKVHVNGQRCKPSKEIKIGSQVLIHKDQCRWEIQVLGLNKQRRPASEAVLLYEESVESHDKRQQQIIDNKEQRHLLPHSEREHRPNKKQRRQIHQFKQS
- a CDS encoding TusE/DsrC/DsvC family sulfur relay protein, whose amino-acid sequence is MELSLNSDGFLVQPNDWDQATGLTLAQLNQLELTEAHWEIIFFIRAYYENFKDLPNARVFTKAIAKKLGTDKGNSRYLHRLFPKGPLKYACKIAGLPKPPTCL
- the tusB gene encoding sulfurtransferase complex subunit TusB, with amino-acid sequence MLNNASFNLIYQSPLETATLQRISAGDSILFMENAVLRLLKSSRHTTELKTMTLNKALFVLKEEIEIRGICPDDLISGIEIIDYPDFVQLTLKHPLIHTWN
- a CDS encoding multidrug efflux SMR transporter; this translates as MAWLLLFTAGGAEIIFALSLKYNEGFTKLWPSVITCISGCCSFYLLMLAIKSLPLGTAYAIWTGMGAVGVAILGIVLFKESIDWVRLVSIGFIIIGLIGLKLTYVE
- a CDS encoding ABC transporter permease, encoding MNPEFQRQLYLEFSLSRVIGMPIFLGVIFSFAYLLNDKQADEGIAYTALGLYTLLVLFWGAKQAAMSMIDELNNNTWDIQKTSAISAWSLTWGKLLGSTLFTWYGGIICLIIYMLATPEPEYIILNGVYFLGSGLLAQSISLLMSLFSVRQKNRSNNMSYLFILIILSFIIPLMFNSHDIKRESVVWYGESYNLAYFVGVSLILACLWSVMGIYRLLSTELRIRTLPSAWLAFISFLIIYLTGFFISNDDPQINLFMGIVLASFCVGISVSYLGLLIDDNSPLLVRKLWIYSQQHQWLRVLQEIPCWMVSVIFVLPATIFLTIFYSVQAIEELYLHPLVIYLLLLRDIAILLYFSYSLNSKRVLGLTLLYLICLYGLLPAIFISAELEWVAGIILPILNENLIIALVIASLQTSFIGILLFQRWQERVMNIKAI
- a CDS encoding ABC transporter ATP-binding protein; this translates as MLINVSNLIFEYTGFRALNDLSFSIPAGSITALVGPNGAGKTTLLRCLSALDQPLTGSIQINNIDVLEHPRLCHRQVGYLSDFFGLYDRLTVRQCLYFVARAQGIETNACEQAILRVSQQLNISDRLDMTPTELSRGLRQRVAIAQAIIHQPKVILLDEPASGLDPEARHLLAELFLALQKQGMTLIVSSHILAELEAYSSDMLVLREGKIIEHISIQQKAEQLKAFKLVLTHPSTELATILSTIDQLTELKIEAEQATFKLGGDLKSQHELLKKLLEHQLPVCEFSPITTNLQDAYLSTVKL
- the mutM gene encoding bifunctional DNA-formamidopyrimidine glycosylase/DNA-(apurinic or apyrimidinic site) lyase, which gives rise to MPELPEVETICNGIRPHIQHKMIREVIVRESQLRWKIPADFAALITELTVDSVSRRGKYCLLKTASGSIILHLGMSGSLRIVNLQTPVTAHDHVDFVFNDNTVLRFNDPRKFGAVLWGEGDVYTHKLLINLGPEPLTVDFTGDYLYQRAAKRRKAIKNFIMDGHIVVGVGNIYASESLFSAGIHPTCPAGQVSLADYQKLVSVIKDVLQRAIEQGGTTLKDFVNESGNPGYFSQSLLVYGRAGQPCYQCQTLIEQITLAQRASYFCPNCQPALVSH
- a CDS encoding DUF1294 domain-containing protein — encoded protein: MRHQGKITQWNDEKGFGFVQPLKSEEQLFIHITAFKDRQLRPEINQLITYTRSTDKQGRKSTVKITRSTDKKRTSQPSKNNSFSIMLAVTFLIIVSSLVFINHTSVLILYAYLILSLITFLIYGWDKSAAQKNNWRISENNLHLLALIGGWPGALIAQKFFRHKSKKQPFRKIFWLTVGINICIFMGFLSSLNEVKIMITFLQTFIEPILPH
- a CDS encoding tetratricopeptide repeat protein, which encodes MHGQSLAIKSQLGNKAGEAISLGELGNLYAAWGRLEQAIVFYRQAADIHVQHGDKRYEGQDRNNIAGSLIKLQRYKEARSELQRAIDGRKEFGHSGNLVGNLEYIIRFRDRLQ